In Arachis hypogaea cultivar Tifrunner chromosome 7, arahy.Tifrunner.gnm2.J5K5, whole genome shotgun sequence, the genomic window aaacgattatagaaatacacccaaacgatatttcttcgttattctctttgccttttcattagttgttttactcgtttattactggtattcttgcttcttttttttcgattttcatggtttctgaaatcaagctttgaaatcgttttgaaaataatgaaacttcagaaatacacccaaatgattacagaaatacacccaaaggacaccttatgcataattcagaactctttctctttctcctcctcatattctgctgcttcttcttcttcaaaaatgatttcagagcttgatatcaaaaaataatggaaatcaagaataacgaaaaaagaaagCCTTAGAAAATTCAGTGAGAAATTCGGTAAAAATGACAGTTTCAAGAAATACGAGTGATTCACAAAATTCACTATCCGGGTATTGAAAGCGAACCAATTCTCAACAATGGCGAAAAGTGGCTGACTATACACCTGCACCAAAAAAGTGAAAGAGATACTTATTTTAAAACAGAGAGAATATCATAGCAAACATGATAAACTACACAATTATTTGATGATAGTTTACTCCAACAGTGAAATTAGAGAACcacataaaaaatttagaataatgctACATATCTAAGTCTTTTTCTTAATCAAGTCCAACCAAGTTGGTCTAACATAACAAAAAACAATTATGACTAGTATTATTCTAcgtcttattatttattttggttgGACTATTCATAAAAAGACTTAGATGTGTATGATTACTCTAAAATTTAACGTTTGATATATATACTAAAACTATGTTGTATTTGTGTACCTGATATGCACCAACAAGGTGAACCACAATACAAACATTGGCAAAGTTAACAAGCCAATAATACTTGGAGGATCCAAAACCTGTTAAGAGGTTTCCTGGTGTGTCATTACCAAAGGCTGCATATCCAGCTCCTCCACAGCCAAGGTAGAAGAACGTTGTGATTGCGACCGATATCACAGAGGCCTTCTTCATAGTTTGGTTTTCCGGTGGAGGCGACTTCAGAGTATCCTTCAACAATCAAAGGAACTTATATTAGAATCTATAGTAGTTAAGTTCTGATATGATCATAGGGAAGATATACCTGAATTTCCAAGAGAATTGTTGAGAACGGATAGGAATATGATATGTCACCAAGTGCTTGAGCAACAAGCCATAACTTTTCAGTTCTACTCCTGCTACTGATTCCTTCAATGCTACCTTCAACATATCCTTTTTTTTCTACATCAATTTGTATGTACAAGAAAGTTAAATACATGCATTGAGTTGAATGGTTCTGAATTACCTGAGAGTTGCTATAATTAACTTAAAACTAATAGGTCAATAACGCTTATGAATACCAAATATACAACATGAAAAACATTTTGGAACAGAGTTTGTACATGCATTTTTTAAGCTTTTTGCATTCAACCACGGCGCACCTCCATTTAGGCAGCCGAAAGAAATCTGATAGCTGTGGATGCCACATCTTGTAAAACCTTAACTTTTACTTGTCCCCTCCTGGGAGGAAGGCGCGGCGGAGTAAGTTGCGGGGGAGGGAGCAAAGGTGGAGAAATATACAgtgttgtgttttcctttaatggGGTAGAAATATCATTTGCAAATTGTCTTGGCATGTCAATGTCGTAAGGATTATTAAGAGCAATATCATATGAAAATTGTATTGGCATGTCAATGAGGTAAAGATTCTTAAGAGCTTCCAAATTTTGAATAGCATCCGCCCCTTCTATTATTTGAGGGCATGAGCCCAGCCGCAAGACTTCAAGCTTAGGCAATGCCCCTTTATCTATCTTTAAAGTCCTCAGAGTATTCATCCTCTGCAAGGTTAACTCCTTTAATTTCTCAAACCAGCCGCATTTAAAATGTACCTCTTCACTCTCACAATAGTGATCAAGATGGAGTTCCAGCAATTCTGGCAGGCCTTCAAGTTTAGGCAATGGATCTTCAGCTAGCCTTGACCCTATCAAGCGTAACTTAATAAGATGCTTAAGCTTCGGAATCCATTCTGGCAATCTCTGCAGAGGCCCATTCAGGTAAAGACGTTGCAGGTTAGCAGGAGGATCAACTATTGCTTGCAGCACAAGAAATCCACAGTTTTCGGCTGCCTTGATGGATAGAGAGCAAAGATTGGGCATGTTCTTTATGGCATTGCAAACACTACTTCCATTGACTTCACTTAACTCAACAATGCCCAACTTCTTCATATTGATCATATTCTCCATTTCTCGAATAATTCCATCCCCATTAGCTGTACTTGTATCCACCATCGCAAGACTCTGCAAATCTGTTAAACCCCCAATCCCTCCATTCAACCTGAAGCCTAATAAATGTTGCCAATGTTCTTTGGAACCGAAGGAATAAGATAAAAGATGTCGCAGCTTAACAAGTTTATTGATTTCCATAGGTAGCTCTAGTACTTGTGTATCTCTAAGGTTTAGAGTTTGTAGCTTTTGAAGCTTGCCAATGGACTTGGGAATTGTCTTGATTTTCGTCTTCCTTAAGCTCAAATACT contains:
- the LOC140174537 gene encoding probable amino acid permease 7 translates to MEQLSEKKGYVEGSIEGISSRSRTEKLWLVAQALGDISYSYPFSTILLEIQDTLKSPPPENQTMKKASVISVAITTFFYLGCGGAGYAAFGNDTPGNLLTGFGSSKYYWLVNFANVCIVVHLVGAYQVYSQPLFAIVENWFAFNTRIVNFVNHSYFLKLSFLPNFSLNFLRLSFFVILDFHYFLISSSEIIFEEEEAAEYEEEKEKEF